A region from the Lolium perenne isolate Kyuss_39 chromosome 4, Kyuss_2.0, whole genome shotgun sequence genome encodes:
- the LOC127292751 gene encoding uncharacterized protein, translated as MSKRRSDGLGVGRKDKRRRRNLYFVINDGKGHAIRKVDLSSDYDSDDDAKHHKEGTIDALELPLPRVLIRFHDSLTGEFFAASGTKILVAGCNLPKRAAPAFDVRTRTLSLGPLPQACPRKPLYMPVGYSLVSLDFGSTQFLDPPPPENTGFEWSWQKLAKAPFKHLDVTCHAAHPNGRILFVSTLTGGSPATFTLDTDNGVWKQRSNWTLPFKGHVHFDPALGAWVGFPEAKKHLGYLCSSAVVTIDDVDSSTNLQPGRVPIAPNTGRVQPTYSDDGESSDSVSGSDLPPRWRLGKEKIFCEDPAEQHLGAALVYMGGRSKYCLLQCLSVSDYQVDVKEEDLHCRHLLRLMTFTLKYNKNGELSIAKRRRVRCYELPPDAYPPFADIPAFWI; from the coding sequence ATGTCAAAGCGCCGCTCCGATGGGCTGGGCGTTGGACGGAAGGACAAGCGCCGCCGTCGCAACCTTTACTTTGTCATCAATGACGGGAAGGGACACGCCATCCGAAAGGTAGATCTGTCCTCGGATTATGATTCGGACGACGACGCCAAACACCATAAGGAAGGAACGATCGACGCGCTGGAGCTGCCCCTGCCACGCGTTCTCATACGCTTTCATGATTCTTTAACTGGCGAGTTCTTCGCTGCCAGTGGCACCAAGATCCTAGTTGCGGGGTGCAATTTGCCTAAGCGCGCTGCCCCTGCCTTTGATGTTCGCACAAGGACTCTTAGCCTTGGCCCCCTGCCCCAGGCGTGTCCCCGGAAGCCACTCTACATGCCTGTCGGCTACAGCCTTGTCTCCTTGGACTTTGGATCCACCCAGTTTCTTGATCCTCCCCCACCAGAGAACACTGGCTTTGAATGGTCATGGCAGAAGCTCGCGAAGGCTCCCTTCAAGCACCTTGACGTCACCTGCCATGCCGCCCACCCTAATGGGCGTATACTCTTTGTGAGCACCCTGACTGGAGGCTCCCCTGCTACTTTCACCCTTGATACTGACAATGGCGTGTGGAAGCAACGCAGCAATTGGACACTGCCATTCAAAGGCCATGTGCACTTTGACCCTGCGCTTGGTGCCTGGGTCGGGTTTCCTGAGGCGAAGAAACACCTTGGCTACCTCTGCTCCTCTGCTGTGGTGACCATCGATGATGTTGACAGCAGCACCAACCTGCAACCTGGCAGGGTGCCCATCGCCCCCAACACCGGCAGGGTCCAACCCACTTATTCTGATGATGGGGAGTCGAGTGATAGTGTTTCAGGCAGCGACTTACCCCCTAGGTGGAGGCTCGGCAAAGAGAAGATTTTCTGTGAGGACCCAGCCGAGCAACACCTTGGTGCTGCCCTTGTCTACATGGGAGGTAGAAGCAAGTATTGTCTGCTGCAATGCTTGTCCGTTTCAGATTACCAGGTGGATGTGAAGGAGGAGGACCTACATTGTCGCCATCTGCTCCGTCTAATGACATTCACTCTCAAGTACAATAAGAATGGAGAACTGAGCATTGCCAAGCGACGACGGGTTCGATGCTATGAGCTGCCTCCTGATGCATATCCGCCCTTTGCTGATATCCCAGCTTTCTGGATATAA